In Chryseobacterium oranimense, a single window of DNA contains:
- a CDS encoding TonB-dependent receptor yields MKKQLHKSIMLLALFSAGYAFAQSQVLEGRVLDEKDNNPIEGVKVKVNDQEVTTDISGYYSINLSPGTNYVITVSSNGYNKKEISEVTVKTDANTHLDIVLNKPSTKEIEGVVIKSNARKETIASTIGLQRNSGVVSQVIGVEAIKRSPDRNTGEVLKRVSGVSLADGKYIVVRGLSDRYNQAMLNGIQLSSTEPDRKTFSFDLFPANVIETLVINKTFIPEYSGEWAGGLIQVNTKDIPNKNFFNLQVGVGGNSITMGQEFRMQKGGKWDFLGIDDGYRKLPSDMPAKNAFGILDEASKTAIGKQYVKNLGYNSIGYPENVSLQLDGGFNTKIFGKDLGVIAVLNYSNNKRRTESQNRFFTINDQLADTNFDYYTEKYQNDIILGGLLNLTLKLNSNNKISLKNIITNNTVNHMSFRTGKDFEFDPVNGTNIMAREIGFKETTFYNSTLNGTHKIDALGGLTLNWYGSFGILDQYIPLLQRLQYNQYPDMTGSPYLALISNGLSQKSGSVFYSTLSDYLYNAGGDLSKTFTMFGQKQTVKGGYLFQVKDRIYNSRPFSVRLSGYNQGLLSQPFETIFSPENFGTDGGKFTFDEIAGNQYRYIANTILNAGYLQFDNNFTPWFRAVWGLRVENFDQLVGSTKRSDDRFVNTRVTDFLPALNMTFKLTNNMNLRVAGSQTVVRPEFREVSPLAYYDFDLGATVIGNKFIQRTKITNADVRWEWYPRNGEILSVAGFYKNFKNPIELYFNQSGVGTSNTFNYLNVDKADAYGAELEFRKKLDFVSALKNFTFGGNFALIKNRVTDEATKTDRPMQGQSPYTVNLSLQYDTEKTGWTSTVLFNMIGRRILYVGNDQVPPIWENPRPLLDFQVAKKIWQNKGEIKLNVSDILNRHAKFYHDLNNNKKYDSADALAIDRVTGTNISLTLGYSF; encoded by the coding sequence ATGAAAAAACAACTCCACAAGAGCATTATGCTACTTGCTTTGTTTTCTGCCGGCTATGCTTTTGCACAAAGTCAGGTTTTAGAAGGTAGAGTATTGGATGAGAAAGACAACAATCCTATAGAAGGTGTAAAGGTAAAAGTAAATGATCAGGAGGTAACTACTGACATTTCCGGATACTACTCTATCAATCTGTCACCGGGAACCAATTATGTTATAACGGTATCTTCTAACGGATACAACAAAAAAGAGATCAGTGAAGTTACGGTAAAAACCGATGCAAATACTCATCTCGATATTGTTTTGAACAAACCATCAACTAAAGAAATTGAAGGAGTTGTTATAAAATCCAATGCCAGAAAGGAAACCATAGCTTCTACGATTGGTTTACAAAGAAATTCCGGGGTAGTTTCTCAGGTGATCGGAGTTGAAGCAATTAAAAGAAGTCCGGACAGAAACACAGGAGAAGTTCTGAAAAGAGTTTCGGGTGTGAGTTTAGCTGATGGAAAATACATTGTTGTAAGAGGTTTATCTGACCGTTATAATCAGGCTATGCTGAACGGAATTCAGTTATCCAGTACGGAGCCGGACAGAAAAACTTTCTCTTTTGACCTTTTCCCAGCTAACGTTATTGAAACACTTGTTATCAACAAGACTTTCATTCCTGAATACAGTGGTGAATGGGCAGGAGGACTTATACAGGTAAATACCAAAGATATTCCCAATAAGAACTTTTTTAATCTTCAGGTAGGTGTTGGAGGAAACTCTATCACAATGGGGCAGGAATTCCGCATGCAGAAAGGCGGAAAATGGGATTTCCTTGGAATTGACGACGGATATAGAAAACTTCCGTCTGACATGCCTGCAAAAAATGCTTTTGGTATTTTGGATGAGGCTAGCAAAACAGCAATCGGAAAGCAATATGTAAAGAATCTGGGTTACAACAGTATCGGATATCCTGAAAATGTAAGTTTGCAGCTGGATGGCGGTTTCAATACAAAAATTTTCGGAAAAGATCTAGGTGTTATTGCGGTTCTTAACTACAGCAATAACAAAAGAAGAACCGAATCTCAAAACCGTTTCTTTACGATCAATGACCAGCTTGCCGATACAAACTTTGATTATTATACTGAAAAATATCAAAACGATATTATCTTAGGCGGTTTATTAAATCTTACTTTAAAACTTAACAGCAATAACAAAATTTCCCTGAAAAATATTATTACCAATAATACGGTAAACCATATGTCTTTCAGAACAGGAAAGGATTTTGAATTTGATCCTGTAAACGGAACCAATATCATGGCAAGGGAAATTGGATTCAAGGAAACTACTTTCTACAATTCAACGCTTAACGGTACTCACAAAATAGATGCTCTTGGAGGTCTTACTCTTAACTGGTACGGAAGTTTCGGTATCCTGGATCAGTATATTCCGTTATTGCAGCGTCTACAATACAATCAGTATCCGGATATGACAGGAAGTCCTTACCTGGCTTTGATTTCGAACGGGCTTTCTCAAAAATCAGGAAGTGTATTTTATTCTACACTGAGCGATTATTTATATAATGCAGGTGGAGATTTATCCAAAACTTTTACCATGTTCGGACAAAAACAAACGGTAAAAGGTGGATATTTATTCCAGGTAAAAGATAGGATCTACAATTCCAGACCATTCTCGGTAAGACTTTCAGGATATAACCAGGGATTGCTTTCGCAACCGTTTGAAACAATCTTCAGTCCTGAGAATTTCGGAACAGACGGAGGAAAATTTACATTCGACGAAATTGCAGGAAACCAGTACAGATATATTGCCAATACTATCCTAAATGCAGGTTATTTACAGTTTGACAATAACTTTACGCCTTGGTTCAGAGCGGTATGGGGATTAAGAGTTGAAAATTTTGACCAATTGGTTGGAAGTACCAAGAGAAGTGATGACCGTTTTGTAAACACCCGTGTTACTGATTTTTTACCAGCTTTAAATATGACATTTAAGCTAACTAACAATATGAATTTACGTGTTGCCGGTTCACAGACTGTGGTAAGACCAGAGTTTAGAGAAGTTTCACCATTAGCATATTATGATTTTGATTTAGGAGCTACTGTAATCGGTAATAAATTCATTCAGAGAACTAAAATTACCAATGCGGATGTACGTTGGGAATGGTACCCAAGAAATGGTGAAATCCTTTCCGTTGCCGGTTTTTATAAAAACTTTAAAAACCCTATTGAATTATACTTTAACCAATCCGGTGTAGGAACAAGTAATACATTCAATTACCTTAACGTAGATAAAGCAGATGCTTATGGTGCCGAGCTTGAGTTCAGAAAAAAACTTGATTTCGTAAGCGCTCTTAAAAACTTCACTTTCGGTGGAAACTTCGCTTTAATCAAAAACAGGGTAACGGATGAGGCAACTAAAACCGACAGACCAATGCAGGGGCAGTCTCCTTATACCGTAAACCTGAGTCTTCAATATGATACTGAAAAAACAGGATGGACTTCAACAGTACTTTTCAATATGATTGGAAGAAGAATCCTGTATGTAGGAAACGACCAGGTTCCACCAATCTGGGAAAATCCAAGACCACTTCTTGATTTCCAGGTTGCCAAAAAAATCTGGCAGAATAAAGGAGAAATCAAACTTAATGTTTCGGATATCCTGAACCGTCATGCTAAATTCTACCATGACCTTAATAATAATAAAAAATACGACAGTGCAGATGCACTTGCTATCGACAGAGTAACAGGAACAAACATCAGTTTAACTCTGGGATACAGCTTTTAA
- a CDS encoding response regulator transcription factor produces MNQKKILLIDDELDILEILSYNLEKEGYDIYTATNGNEGIDKAKEIIPDLILLDVMMPEKDGIETCQELRKVKELQKTLIVFLSARSEEFSQLAGFQAGANDYIVKLIKPKILISKVNALLQLTSQVSDNAKLIEIGDLVIDKDNFRVSKSGQQFLLPKKEFDLLYLLASNTEKVFKREEILEKVWGNDVIVGERTIDVHIRRLREKLGINTIQTLKGIGYKLIV; encoded by the coding sequence ATGAACCAAAAGAAAATACTCTTAATAGACGATGAACTGGATATTTTAGAGATTCTGTCTTATAACCTGGAAAAAGAAGGTTATGACATCTATACAGCTACAAACGGTAATGAAGGAATAGATAAAGCCAAAGAAATCATTCCTGACCTTATCCTTTTAGATGTGATGATGCCGGAAAAAGATGGTATCGAAACCTGCCAGGAACTTCGCAAGGTAAAAGAACTGCAGAAAACACTGATTGTTTTCCTTTCTGCCAGAAGCGAAGAATTCTCCCAGTTGGCAGGATTCCAGGCCGGAGCCAACGACTATATTGTAAAGCTGATCAAACCGAAAATTCTTATCTCTAAAGTAAATGCATTATTACAGCTGACTTCTCAGGTTTCTGATAATGCCAAGCTTATTGAGATCGGGGATCTGGTAATTGATAAAGACAATTTCAGAGTTTCCAAAAGCGGACAGCAGTTCCTTCTTCCTAAAAAAGAGTTCGATTTACTTTACCTTCTTGCCTCAAACACGGAGAAAGTATTCAAGAGAGAAGAAATTCTTGAAAAAGTTTGGGGCAATGATGTAATTGTAGGGGAAAGAACCATCGATGTACACATCAGAAGATTAAGAGAAAAACTGGGAATCAATACCATCCAGACATTAAAAGGAATCGGTTATAAGCTTATCGTTTAA
- a CDS encoding sensor histidine kinase — MKFYRLTLVASCLLTLVMFLLVIIFDSLKDIYYQTPFFKIGLFTCLVLIFMINYVVLELLFNYYGKKQVRGLSQMLPQEIVHDNNENITIKELGERFSDLNQQQVTEIDMMKEMESYRKEYIGNVSHELKTPLFSIQGYVETLRDGGVDNLTIRDKYLERIDKSVERLIAIVTDLDMINRLEAGEISITVSKFDINLLIKEIFELLEFEAEKHNATLQIQTLHPQIFVDADKQKISQVFINLISNAIHYANRQEAKVAVKTSVLKNKVLIEVIDNGMGIKAEALPRIFERFYRVETSRSRREGGSGLGLAIVKHILEAHNENITVESVYLEGTKFSFMLEKSK, encoded by the coding sequence TTGAAATTTTACAGACTTACACTCGTCGCCTCGTGTCTTCTGACACTGGTGATGTTTCTTTTAGTAATCATCTTTGATTCACTGAAGGACATCTATTACCAGACCCCATTTTTCAAAATAGGTCTTTTCACCTGCCTGGTTCTTATCTTTATGATCAACTACGTAGTTCTGGAGCTTCTTTTCAACTATTACGGGAAAAAACAGGTCCGCGGACTTTCACAAATGCTCCCTCAGGAAATTGTTCATGACAATAACGAAAACATTACCATTAAAGAATTGGGTGAAAGATTTTCCGATCTTAACCAGCAGCAGGTAACCGAGATCGATATGATGAAGGAAATGGAAAGTTACCGTAAAGAATATATAGGAAATGTTTCCCATGAACTTAAAACGCCCCTGTTTTCCATTCAGGGATATGTAGAAACCCTCAGAGACGGAGGAGTTGATAACCTTACCATCCGCGACAAATATCTGGAAAGAATCGATAAATCGGTAGAAAGATTAATCGCGATCGTTACGGATCTTGATATGATCAACAGGCTTGAAGCAGGAGAAATCAGTATTACCGTTTCAAAATTTGATATTAACCTTTTAATTAAAGAAATTTTTGAGCTTCTTGAATTTGAAGCAGAAAAGCATAATGCCACTCTCCAGATTCAGACCCTCCATCCACAGATCTTTGTAGATGCCGACAAACAGAAAATTTCACAGGTTTTCATTAACCTTATTTCCAATGCCATCCATTATGCCAACAGGCAGGAAGCAAAAGTAGCTGTAAAAACCAGTGTCCTTAAAAATAAAGTACTCATTGAAGTAATCGACAATGGGATGGGAATTAAAGCAGAAGCCCTTCCAAGGATCTTCGAAAGATTCTATCGTGTGGAAACCAGCAGAAGCAGAAGAGAAGGAGGTTCCGGCTTAGGACTGGCCATCGTGAAGCATATCCTGGAGGCTCACAACGAAAATATTACCGTAGAAAGTGTCTATCTGGAAGGCACTAAATTCAGTTTTATGCTTGAGAAAAGTAAATAA
- a CDS encoding plasmid pRiA4b ORF-3 family protein → MVYKIRVILDAKEDIFRDIEVKGKQSLWNLHLGIKSAFSLQGDELSTFNMLEDDGTIVKSVPLEDMSDDGDGEIMSDVYIDEAFEKVGDKAQFQYGLLDLWELYCELVEIIEETKGVNYPITVYRFGNVPLKAPSRSGNAGGSKKRSAMPLMDDDFSFDDDFGGNTTFEDEDDDSFDDEEEENYNDDVFEDDDNDDER, encoded by the coding sequence ATGGTTTACAAGATCCGCGTAATATTAGATGCGAAAGAGGATATTTTCCGAGATATTGAAGTGAAGGGAAAACAATCGCTATGGAACTTACATTTGGGAATTAAAAGTGCGTTCAGTCTGCAGGGAGATGAGCTTTCCACTTTTAATATGCTGGAAGATGACGGGACGATAGTTAAAAGCGTTCCTCTGGAAGATATGAGTGACGATGGTGATGGCGAGATTATGTCGGATGTCTACATTGATGAAGCTTTTGAAAAAGTAGGCGACAAGGCTCAGTTTCAGTATGGGCTTCTTGATCTTTGGGAGTTGTATTGTGAGCTTGTGGAGATCATTGAAGAAACAAAAGGAGTTAATTACCCTATTACGGTATACAGATTCGGAAACGTTCCGTTGAAAGCCCCAAGCAGAAGCGGAAATGCAGGCGGATCCAAAAAGAGATCAGCAATGCCGCTTATGGACGACGATTTCAGCTTTGATGATGACTTTGGAGGAAACACCACTTTTGAAGATGAAGATGACGATAGCTTCGATGACGAAGAAGAAGAAAACTACAACGATGATGTTTTCGAAGATGATGATAATGATGATGAAAGATAA
- a CDS encoding alpha-amylase family glycosyl hydrolase produces the protein MKKLILLAIIGLGIVSCATQNTKNTMDLPKEWKHTTNIYEVNIRQYTQEGTFKAFEKEMPRLKKMGVKTLWFMPITPIAQQNKKGSLGSPYAASDYTSINPEFGTMNDFKHMVNEAHRLGFKVIIDWVANHTGWDHVWTKTHPEFYLKDPDGKFHIASGMDDIIELDYKNPEMRLAMIDAMKFWVKETGIDGFRCDLASWVEVDFWQQARPEVEKIKPLFWLGEFDEIESPEYGKVFDASYSWKWMHKSADYYKKNEPLQELKDLLKQYSNIGDASMRAWFTANHDENSWNGTEYEKYGVITKPMAVFSATWNGVPLLYSGQELPNTKRLEFFEKDVIKWTNNYQMAEFYKTLLELKASNPALRGGDTNVSTYLLNTTANDKILAYVRKNGKDEVLVVLNMSKEPVNFTIDDQNLSGTFRNVFDKTKRDFDGGKDFSFKVSDYAVFEK, from the coding sequence ATGAAGAAATTAATTCTATTAGCAATAATTGGCCTGGGAATTGTTTCCTGCGCCACTCAAAATACGAAAAACACTATGGATCTGCCGAAGGAATGGAAGCACACCACCAATATTTATGAAGTAAACATAAGACAATATACACAGGAAGGAACGTTTAAAGCATTTGAAAAAGAAATGCCCCGCCTGAAAAAAATGGGAGTCAAAACCCTTTGGTTCATGCCAATTACCCCTATTGCCCAGCAAAACAAAAAAGGAAGTCTCGGAAGTCCTTACGCAGCATCAGATTATACCTCCATTAATCCGGAATTCGGAACAATGAATGATTTTAAGCATATGGTAAACGAAGCTCACCGTTTAGGATTCAAAGTAATCATAGACTGGGTAGCCAACCATACCGGCTGGGATCATGTCTGGACAAAAACACACCCTGAATTTTATCTGAAAGATCCTGACGGGAAATTCCATATAGCCTCAGGAATGGATGATATCATTGAGTTGGATTATAAAAACCCGGAAATGAGGCTTGCAATGATCGATGCCATGAAATTCTGGGTGAAAGAAACCGGTATTGATGGTTTCAGATGCGACCTTGCCTCATGGGTAGAAGTAGATTTCTGGCAGCAGGCACGTCCCGAAGTAGAAAAAATAAAGCCCCTTTTCTGGCTGGGAGAATTTGATGAAATCGAAAGCCCTGAATACGGAAAAGTATTTGATGCCAGCTATTCATGGAAATGGATGCACAAATCGGCAGATTATTATAAGAAAAATGAGCCTTTGCAGGAACTTAAAGATCTTTTGAAGCAGTATTCGAATATCGGAGATGCTTCCATGAGAGCCTGGTTCACAGCTAACCACGATGAAAACTCCTGGAACGGAACGGAATACGAAAAATATGGAGTTATTACCAAACCTATGGCTGTATTCTCGGCAACCTGGAATGGTGTTCCGTTGTTGTATTCAGGACAGGAACTTCCTAACACAAAAAGACTTGAATTTTTTGAAAAAGATGTTATCAAATGGACAAACAACTACCAGATGGCAGAATTTTACAAAACTTTGCTGGAACTGAAAGCATCTAATCCCGCATTAAGAGGAGGAGATACCAATGTTTCGACCTATCTTTTGAATACTACAGCCAATGATAAAATACTGGCTTACGTCAGAAAAAATGGAAAAGATGAGGTTTTGGTAGTCCTTAATATGTCGAAAGAGCCTGTAAACTTTACCATCGATGATCAGAATCTTTCAGGAACTTTCCGTAACGTTTTCGACAAAACAAAAAGAGATTTTGACGGCGGAAAAGATTTCAGCTTCAAAGTTTCAGATTATGCAGTTTTTGAAAAATAA
- a CDS encoding SDR family NAD(P)-dependent oxidoreductase, with translation MGILENKVALVTGAGSGIGLAVAQLYAKEGAKVIVSDINEEHGKEAVEKIKSEGGEASFIKADTASAEEVENLVRKTAEIYGKLDIACNNAGIGGEAALTGDYSLDSWRKVLSINLDGVFYGCKYEILEMEKNGGGVIVNMASIHGSVAAPLSSAYTTAKHAVVGLTKNIGAEYGQKGIRCNAVGPGYIDTPLLQEMDEDKKELLVGKHPIGRLGTAQEVAELVLFLSSDKSSFITGGYYLIDGGYTAV, from the coding sequence ATGGGAATTTTAGAAAACAAAGTTGCCCTGGTAACAGGTGCAGGTTCAGGAATCGGTTTAGCAGTAGCTCAGCTGTATGCTAAAGAAGGAGCAAAAGTTATCGTATCGGATATCAATGAAGAACATGGTAAAGAAGCTGTAGAAAAGATAAAGTCGGAAGGAGGGGAAGCTTCATTTATAAAAGCTGACACCGCCAGCGCAGAAGAAGTAGAAAACCTTGTCAGAAAAACTGCCGAGATTTATGGAAAACTTGATATTGCATGCAATAATGCAGGAATTGGCGGCGAAGCAGCTTTAACCGGAGATTACAGCCTGGATAGCTGGAGAAAAGTCTTAAGTATTAATCTTGATGGTGTATTTTATGGCTGCAAATATGAAATACTGGAAATGGAGAAGAACGGAGGTGGAGTGATTGTCAATATGGCTTCTATCCATGGAAGTGTAGCGGCACCACTTTCTTCGGCGTATACAACGGCAAAACATGCGGTGGTAGGGCTTACCAAAAATATAGGAGCGGAGTATGGACAGAAAGGAATCCGTTGTAATGCAGTAGGCCCTGGTTATATTGATACCCCGCTTTTACAGGAAATGGATGAAGACAAAAAAGAATTATTGGTAGGAAAACATCCTATAGGACGTCTCGGTACTGCTCAGGAAGTTGCAGAATTAGTTCTGTTCCTGAGTTCAGATAAATCTTCATTTATAACAGGAGGATATTACCTCATAGACGGTGGATATACTGCTGTTTAA
- a CDS encoding thymidylate synthase codes for MQNYLELLQHILDNGSDKTDRTGTGTRSIFGYQLRYDLSKGFPMVTTKKVHLKSIIYELLWFLNGDTNIRYLNDNGVSIWDEWADENGDLGPVYGAQWRSWQGADGKVVDQITEVIDQIKKNPDSRRLIVSAWNAAEIPNMALAPCHALFQFYVADGKLSLQLYQRSADVFLGVPFNIASYALLLMMVAQVCDLEVGDYIHSFGDVHIYNNHFEQVKKQLSREPRSLPVMKLNPEVKDIFGFSFEDFTLENYDPHPGIKAPVAI; via the coding sequence ATGCAGAACTACCTCGAACTTTTACAGCATATTTTAGACAATGGATCAGATAAAACGGATAGAACCGGAACCGGGACCAGAAGTATTTTCGGGTACCAGTTAAGATACGATCTGTCAAAAGGATTTCCGATGGTGACCACCAAAAAAGTACACCTGAAATCCATTATCTACGAATTGCTTTGGTTTCTGAATGGCGATACCAACATCAGATACCTCAACGACAACGGAGTAAGCATCTGGGACGAATGGGCTGATGAGAACGGAGATCTGGGACCTGTTTACGGAGCCCAGTGGAGAAGCTGGCAGGGAGCTGACGGGAAAGTGGTAGATCAGATCACCGAGGTGATAGATCAGATCAAAAAAAATCCGGATTCAAGAAGGCTGATCGTTTCTGCATGGAACGCAGCAGAAATTCCAAATATGGCCCTTGCGCCATGCCACGCCCTTTTCCAGTTTTATGTAGCAGACGGAAAACTTTCCCTACAGCTGTACCAGAGAAGCGCTGATGTATTTCTGGGAGTACCGTTCAACATTGCAAGCTATGCATTATTACTGATGATGGTTGCCCAGGTCTGTGACCTTGAGGTAGGAGACTATATTCACAGTTTCGGTGATGTTCACATTTACAATAACCATTTCGAACAGGTAAAAAAGCAGCTTTCCAGAGAGCCTAGATCACTTCCGGTCATGAAATTAAATCCTGAGGTTAAAGATATTTTCGGCTTCAGTTTTGAAGATTTTACCCTGGAAAATTATGATCCGCATCCGGGAATTAAAGCTCCGGTAGCTATTTAA
- a CDS encoding serine hydrolase, whose product MLKKLLFLSAIGISGTIFSQQNVKDKLGNYFDSLFVHHKVMGSFAFAENERPTFVRVIGFADVEKQQKANVNTQYRIGSISKTFTAVLIMKAVEEKKISLDQKLSEFYPEIPNANKITIENLLQHRTGIHNLTNEAEYWQYNTKPQTESSLVNIIKKYKSDFEPGSKHEYSNSNYILLGFILEKVYKKSYAELIKAKITKPLKLTLTEVGGKIDTSKDQAKSYQFTNGKYEVSNETDMSIPIGAGNIISTPRDLLEFILGLENGKLIKKENVDKMKNFIDNYGYGLVKVPYDKYSGFGHTGGIDDFRSALFYFPDLKAAVSFTTNQADMDTNEISIKMVETAIGKDFKMPSFKTLEIPEADLQKFVGNYASPDVPLKINIFIKDKKLMAQATGQGAFPLEATSETSFKFDMAGIVIDFYPAKKQFIIIQGGTKNTFTKE is encoded by the coding sequence ATGCTAAAAAAGTTACTTTTTCTTTCAGCGATCGGTATTTCGGGTACCATTTTTTCTCAACAAAATGTAAAGGATAAACTGGGGAATTATTTTGATTCTCTGTTTGTTCATCATAAAGTAATGGGAAGTTTTGCATTTGCAGAAAATGAACGCCCGACTTTTGTGAGAGTAATTGGATTTGCTGATGTTGAAAAACAGCAGAAAGCCAATGTAAATACACAGTATAGAATTGGCTCGATCAGTAAGACGTTTACAGCGGTTCTGATCATGAAAGCCGTTGAGGAAAAGAAGATTTCCTTAGATCAGAAACTTTCTGAATTTTATCCTGAAATTCCCAATGCGAACAAAATTACAATCGAAAATCTATTGCAGCACAGAACAGGAATTCACAACCTGACCAACGAAGCCGAATATTGGCAATACAATACAAAACCTCAGACAGAAAGCAGCTTAGTTAATATCATCAAAAAATATAAAAGTGATTTTGAACCCGGTTCAAAACATGAATACAGTAACTCAAATTATATTTTGCTGGGCTTTATTCTTGAGAAAGTATACAAAAAATCTTACGCTGAATTAATTAAAGCTAAAATTACAAAACCGTTAAAATTAACCTTAACGGAAGTCGGAGGAAAAATCGACACCTCAAAAGATCAGGCAAAATCTTACCAGTTTACCAACGGAAAGTACGAAGTTTCCAATGAAACAGATATGAGTATTCCGATCGGGGCAGGAAATATCATCTCAACACCAAGAGATTTGCTGGAATTCATTCTTGGTCTTGAAAACGGGAAATTAATCAAAAAAGAAAATGTTGATAAGATGAAAAATTTTATTGATAATTACGGATATGGTTTGGTGAAAGTTCCTTACGATAAATATTCCGGATTTGGTCATACAGGCGGAATCGACGATTTCAGATCAGCATTGTTTTATTTTCCGGATTTGAAAGCTGCCGTGAGTTTCACAACAAATCAGGCAGATATGGATACCAACGAAATTTCTATCAAAATGGTAGAAACAGCGATAGGAAAAGATTTTAAAATGCCAAGTTTTAAAACCCTTGAAATTCCCGAAGCTGATTTGCAGAAATTCGTAGGAAATTATGCAAGTCCGGATGTCCCTTTAAAAATTAATATCTTTATCAAGGATAAAAAATTGATGGCTCAGGCGACGGGGCAAGGTGCATTTCCTTTGGAGGCAACTTCTGAGACGAGCTTTAAATTTGACATGGCCGGAATTGTTATCGACTTTTATCCTGCGAAAAAACAATTCATCATCATCCAGGGAGGAACAAAAAATACCTTTACAAAAGAATAA